One region of Scomber scombrus chromosome 10, fScoSco1.1, whole genome shotgun sequence genomic DNA includes:
- the prdm2a gene encoding PR domain zinc finger protein 2: MEDSSHLYISEFGDSEDIEEDEEDVYQEEGNIEPDAPNSRDLDLHENPPQRAWDSFPCQHCERHFTSKQGLERHMHIHTSVNNEAHAYKSNKSIMSFGSNLGQLQHEKMKPLDSVGSVTQLHTSSPINFNTSILSAEDHIAQPEKQGTLEEHHACKYCEKIFTTHTNKRRHERRIHEQHLQLTHVEKTLLPQEENLQRISSAASQQETELCDNTAPAAVVRNEGEHTEQYMLDVSSNISENLSFYIDGKIVSTSTVSSCEAAEVHSVSSTLVGLDALILDPTQISQVLNPDSVTGKEIPGQPVAKRRTATPPLLPQIKTELESEVVVSSSSSSLVSSLIENLLPQNTESTVVQKERTVFLSPKLKQLLEKQDGLKPALALITDGQKPCSPVSLSVLPAGTGRFKRRTGSPQSSPQQNPTSNEETPMQDTGDCEAASTGQTETQHSSPVHQTANEKDNTNLFVEEPAVNAVLTESWPPMTGGNSCNQQPLDLSNTVKRNEDESLGDAVLDLSLQKRSPDESEGTSNVVLQAVLKEGRLNTSMLEKALINIAEQNVGLGNSETPLVTDFTIVTGSDMVTPVESVAEGLLYGLTLPSGSLTPSSASLTSVALQPASPCTIAFASPASHTVLPTAPSLITVLAPTRPISNPSSQPIQVLAPNISSEPLVICTENALNASECDLTTAFTSANSANLVTLSQPLDPTLNLPGHVFLTDQITLNPPLVESTPVSEVPFTPTVTLNDSLINSYNITSNTVLIECTIALEAPGNVVPAAITLQEHTAEPPSRAPTQMVVNHIEQQQIVSVPSPPTVDPTVLVSSIAESVSLSTTTSLISDRPAVGESKPDPEPAVNAEPPTTKEEKLTGISVSKPETSQSQTSQPPEKAEEEESSSSAPSEQQTFTKNFICNVCDKLFHSMKELGHHVGDHADEWPYKCEFCVLLFGKPSALLDHRSSLHGVGKTYVCSACTKDFVYLCNLKQHQEELHPSQQCTYTEEEKGKLRPQNYNNSTKVNTEPPEEPKKSVKKEESEVDVAAEELFTTIKIMASDGGKLKGPDVRLGINQHYPSFKPPPFPYHNRSPAGSMASATNFTTHNIPQTFSTAIRCTKCGKSFDNMPELHKHILACANASDKRRYTPKKNPIPLRHFAKAQNGVLSTTNSANENRASQSNRSKTHQESQVKMKFKVLNKRKKKMVQRVMPQRNKSTPSSNKVSPSQVDEQQEIFVCPHCKREFTMRRSRTKHMAVCPKKPKEVKKRKEGGISVTKENDGHLHRGVSHVEEKQVSPPHKTRLQTSGPAKRPAILPVQTVFSNKRSKIIIKESTQPKTETPTLNELPIVRTFNPSMRQYTRVQHSVKGIPIKITIVKPQQTEPQKDELPPTLSREEATGAVTSSSEQSATA, encoded by the coding sequence ATGGAGGACTCTTCTCATTTGTACATATCTGAATTTGGAGACAGTGAGGATAtagaggaggacgaggaagacGTTTATCAAGAGGAAGGTAACATTGAACCAGATGCACCTAATTCACGAGACCTAGATCTTCATGAAAATCCTCCCCAGAGAGCCTGGGACTCTTTTCCCTGTCAGCACTGTGAGAGGCATTTTACCAGCAAACAAGGCTTGGAACGACACATGCACATCCACACATCGGTGAACAACGAGGCGCATGCATACAAAAGCAATAAGAGCATCATGTCTTTTGGTTCAAATTTAGGTCAGCTGCAGCATGAAAAGATGAAGCCTTTGGATTCAGTAGGCTCAGTCACGCAGCTTCATACTTCATCCCCCATAAACTTTAATACTTCCATTTTGTCAGCTGAAGACCACATTGCTCAGCCAGAAAAACAGGGAACATTAGAGGAGCATCATGCTTGTAAATACTGTGAAAAAATATTCACCACTCATACCAACAAGCGACGACATGAGCGCAGGATCCACGAGCAGCATCTGCAACTCACACATGTAGAAAAAACCCTGCTGCCCCAGGAGGAAAATCTTCAGAGGATTAGCAGTGCAGCATCGCAACAGGAAACAGAGCTCTGTGACAATACAGCACCTGCAGCTGTTGTGAGGAATGAAGGGGAGCACACAGAACAATACATGCTAGACGTCTCAAGCAATATTTCAGAGAACCTTAGCTTTTACATAGATGGAAAGATAGTGTCAACAAGTACAGTCAGTAGCTGTGAAGCAGCTGAGGTTCATTCTGTGTCTTCAACTTTAGTAGGACTGGATGCCCTGATTCTAGACCCCACCCAAATCAGCCAGGTTTTAAATCCAGATTCAGTCACAGGCAAAGAGATACCTGGTCAGCCAGTGGCCAAGAGGAGAACTGCGACACCACCTCTTTTACCACAAATTAAAACCGAGCTGGAGTCTGAGGTGGTTGTgtcttcatcctcatcatcacttgTGTCTTCTTTAATAGAGAATCTACTTCCTCAGAATACAGAGTCTACAGTTGTGCAGAAGGAAAGGACTGTGTTTCTATCCCCTAAGCTGAAGCAGCTCCTGGAGAAGCAGGACGGCCTGAAACCTGCACTGGCCCTCATCACAGATGGCCAAAAGCCTTGTTCACccgtctctctgtctgtcctgcCTGCTGGAACAGGAAGGTTTAAAAGAAGGACTGGTTCTCCACAAAGTTCTCCACAGCAAAACCCAACATCTAACGAGGAAACACCAATGCAGGATACAGGAGATTGTGAAGCTGCAAGTACAGGACAGACGGAGACCCAGCATAGTTCACCTGTGCACCAAACAGCCAATGAGAAGGATAACACAAATCTGTTCGTAGAGGAACCAGCAGTGAATGCCGTCCTAACAGAGAGCTGGCCCCCTATGACTGGTGGCAATTCCTGTAACCAGCAACCACTGGATCTCTCCAATACAGTCAAAAGAAATGAAGATGAAAGTTTAGGCGATGCTGTGCTGGATTTAAGTTTGCAGAAAAGGAGCCCAGATGAATCTGAGGGGACATCAAATGTAGTTTTGCAGGCAGTTTTAAAAGAAGGAAGATTAAATACAAGCATGTTGGAGAAGGCCTTAATCAATATTGCAGAGCAAAATGTAGGCCTAGGAAATTCTGAGACCCCTTTAGTCACAGACTTCACAATAGTTACAGGCTCAGATATGGTGACCCCTGTGGAGTCTGTTGCAGAAGGACTTCTGTATGGACTTACACTTCCCTCCGGTTCTCTCACTCCATCATCTGCCTCCCTTACCTCTGTTGCCTTGCAGCCAGCTTCACCATGCACTATAGCATTCGCTTCCCCAGCCTCACACACAGTGCTCCCCACTGCTCCTTCATTAATTACAGTTCTGGCACCAACGCGGCCCATTTCTAACCCTTCAAGCCAACCAATCCAAGTATTAGCCCCAAATATATCTTCTGAGCCCTTGGTAATCTGCACAGAAAATGCATTAAATGCCTCAGAGTGTGATTTAACTACTGCATTTACGTCTGCGAATTCTGCAAACCTTGTCACTCTCTCACAACCCCTTGACCCAACTCTAAATCTACCTGGCCACGTGTTTCTCACTGATCAAATCACCCTCAACCCCCCTTTAGTTGAATCCACTCCTGTGTCAGAAGTACCATTCACACCCACTGTAACTTTAAATGATTCCCTCATCAACTCTTACAACATTACAAGCAACACTGTGTTGATAGAGTGCACAATAGCCCTTGAAGCCCCAGGTAATGTTGTCCCTGCAGCAATTACCTTACAAGAACACACTGCAGAGCCTCCTAGCAGAGCACCTACGCAGATGGTTGTTAATCACATAGAACAGCAACAGATTGTATCAGTACCTAGCCCTCCAACCGTGGACCCCACCGTTCTTGTGTCTTCCATCGCAGAATCAGTGAGTCTGTCCACCACCACCTCACTGATATCTGATCGTCCTGCAGTGGGTGAATCAAAGCCTGACCCAGAACCAGCTGTTAATGCAGAGCCACCAACCACAAAAGAGGAGAAACTGACTGGCATTTCTGTTTCCAAACCCGAAACCTCTCAGTCTCAAACCTCGCAACCCCCTGAGAAAGCTGAAGAGGAAGAATCCTCAAGCAGTGCACCTAGTGAGCAGCAGACCTTCACCAAGAACTTCATCTGCAATGTGTGTGATAAGCTTTTCCATTCAATGAAGGAACTGGGCCATCATGTAGGTGACCATGCTGATGAATGGCCCTACAAATGTGAGTTCTGCGTATTGCTCTTTGGCAAGCCCTCTGCTTTGCTTGACCATCGATCAAGCCTCCACGGTGTTGGCAAGACTTATGTTTGCAGTGCATGTACAAAAGACTTTGTCTACCTTTGCAATCTGAAACAGCATCAGGAGGAATTACATCCCAGTCAGCAGTGTACttacacagaagaagaaaagggaaaactAAGACCTCAGAACTACAACAACTCAACAAAAGTCAACACAGAGCCTCCAGAGGAACCCAAGAAATCagtaaaaaaggaagagagtgaagtggatgtagctgctgaaGAACTgtttacaacaataaaaatcatgGCCTCAGATGGAGGCAAACTGAAAGGGCCTGATGTTCGTCTTGGCATTAACCAGCATTATCCCAGCTTCAAGCCTCCTCCATTTCCTTACCATAACAGATCACCTGCTGGCTCAATGGCTTCAGCCACAAACTTCACCACCCACAACATCCCACAAACATTTAGTACAGCTATACGGTGCACTAAGTGTGGGAAAAGCTTTGATAACATGCCAGAGCTACACAAGCACATCCTGGCTTGTGCAAATGCCAGCGATAAAAGGCGATACACACCCAAAAAGAATCCCATCCCACTACGCCACTTTGCAAAAGCTCAAAATGGAGTGCTGTCTACGACTAATTCTGCTAATGAAAACAGAGCCAGCCAGTCAAACAGGTCCAAAACTCACCAGGAATCACAAGTAAAGATGAAGttcaaagtgcttaacaaaaggaagaaaaagatggTCCAAAGGGTCATGCCTCAGAGGAACAAGTCGACCCCCTCGTCAAATAAAGTGTCACCTTCACAGGTGGACGAGCAGCAGGAGATATTTGTCTGCCCACACTGCAAGAGGGAGTTCACAATGCGCCGCAGCAGAACCAAACACATGGCAGTCTGTCCCAAGAAGCCTAAAGAggtgaagaaaaggaaagaagggggaatCTCTGTAACCAAGGAAAATGACGGACACCTGCACAGAGGGGTTTCTCACGTTGAAGAGAAACAAGTCTCACCTCCGCATAAAACTAGACTGCAGACTTCTGGCCCTGCCAAGAGGCCAGCCATCCTACCAGTGCAAACTGTCTTTTCAAacaaaagaagtaaaataatcataaaagaGAGCACGCAACCAAAAACTGAGACACCCACTCTGAATGAACTTCCCATCGTTCGCACTTTCAACCCCTCGATGCGCCAGTATACCAGAGTGCAGCATAGCGTCAAAGGCATCCCCATTAAAATCACCATAGTGAAACCACAACAGACTGAACCACAGAAGGACGAGCTGCCTCCCACTCTGAGCCGAGAAGAAGCAACCGGAGCCGTCACCAGCAGCTCTGAGCAGAGCGCTACAGCTTGA